One stretch of Filifactor alocis ATCC 35896 DNA includes these proteins:
- a CDS encoding beta-ketoacyl-ACP synthase III, whose amino-acid sequence MSFEVVSTGRYVPEKVVTNEDFVSKIDTTDEWIVSRTGIECRRYVENQTTADLGVLAAQKAIEKGNIPKEKIKAVIVATFTPDYLTPSVACLIQQQLQLPEDILSLDINGACSGFIYGMMLCDSLLTSFSEDEYILLIGTEVISKLLNFEDRGTCILFGDGAGAVILKKREGALGYFSVGSRGTSKELGCFGVDGKGSKPQVYMNGKEVFRFATATIVQCIEDVIEKNRVQKEEIDYVVCHQANKRIIDYAQKKSKISSEKFYVNIAEYGNTSSASIPIALDEMAEKNLLQRGMKVLMVGFGGGLTWGGTLIEW is encoded by the coding sequence ATACAACGGACGAGTGGATTGTTTCTCGAACGGGAATAGAATGTCGACGCTATGTAGAGAATCAAACAACGGCAGATTTGGGAGTTTTGGCGGCACAGAAAGCGATTGAAAAAGGGAATATACCGAAAGAAAAGATTAAGGCAGTGATTGTTGCAACCTTTACTCCGGACTATTTGACACCTTCTGTTGCTTGTTTGATTCAACAACAGTTACAGTTGCCGGAAGACATACTCTCTTTAGATATTAACGGAGCTTGCAGTGGATTTATTTATGGAATGATGCTCTGTGACTCTTTGTTGACATCTTTTTCGGAAGATGAATATATTCTTTTGATTGGAACAGAAGTGATTTCAAAATTACTGAACTTTGAAGATCGCGGGACTTGCATTTTGTTTGGAGATGGCGCCGGTGCCGTTATCCTAAAAAAAAGAGAGGGAGCTTTAGGTTACTTTTCTGTAGGGAGCAGGGGAACGAGCAAAGAACTCGGATGTTTCGGTGTAGATGGCAAGGGAAGTAAGCCTCAAGTCTATATGAATGGAAAGGAAGTGTTTCGCTTTGCAACTGCAACCATTGTCCAATGCATTGAAGATGTCATTGAAAAAAACAGGGTGCAAAAAGAAGAAATAGACTATGTGGTTTGTCATCAGGCAAACAAAAGAATTATTGATTATGCACAAAAAAAATCAAAAATTTCTTCTGAAAAATTTTATGTCAACATTGCGGAATACGGGAACACTTCCTCGGCGAGCATTCCCATTGCATTAGATGAGATGGCGGAGAAAAATTTGTTGCAAAGAGGGATGAAAGTGCTGATGGTCGGATTTGGCGGTGGACTTACTTGGGGCGGCACACTGATAGAATGGTAG